One part of the Esox lucius isolate fEsoLuc1 chromosome 10, fEsoLuc1.pri, whole genome shotgun sequence genome encodes these proteins:
- the cibar1 gene encoding protein FAM92A isoform X3: MTTLYSAVMSRTPDARARDSQTKQIQQSITNVEKHFGEMCQLFAAYVRKTARLRDKADLLVKEIRIYAETETPHLQRGMKQFADNLAKVQDYRQAEVERLEAKVVEPLKSYGNVVKIKREDLKTTQSARNREYKQMQQLEKMRQRNPSDRQTISQVCAVRSLGLWYRMTMAESDLQRATMDAARTTRQLEENIDVFQKHKIQDIKKIFGEFLTVEMSFHAKALEVYTAAFQNIQGIDEDEDLEQSRTPSRQRRREEEDEDDEEEEEDDLEDVTDEEDE, from the exons ATGACCACTCTTTATTCTGCCGTTATGAGCCGAACTCCAGATGCAAGGGCTAG AGACAGCCAGACCAAACAGATCCAACAAAGTATCACCAATGTGGAGAAGCACTTTGGAGAGATGTGCCAGCTGTTCGCAGCCTACGTGCGTAAAACGGCGAGGTTACGTGATAAAGCAGACCTACTAGTCAAAGAAATTCGCATCTATGCAGAAACAGAAACGCCACATCTGCAAAGAGGTATGAAACAGTTTGCAGACAACCTTGCCAAAGTTCAAGATTATCGTCAAGCAGAG GTGGAGAGACTTGAAGCCAAAGTTGTAGAGCCTTTGAAAAGCTATGGGAATGTTGTGAAGATTAAAAGG GAGGACTTGAAGACCACCCAGAGTGCCAGAAACCGGGAGTATAAACAGATGCAGCAGCTGGAGAAGATGAGACAGAGAAACccctctgacagacagaccatt TCCCAGGTGTGTGCTGTCAGGTCTCTGGGCCTCTGGTACCGTATGACAATG GCGGAAAGTGACCTGCAGAGGGCAACGATGGATGCCGCGCGGACGACACGACAGCTGGAGGAGAACATAGACGTGTTCCAAAAGCATAAAATACAAGATATCAag aaGATCTTCGGGGAGTTTCTGACGGTGGAGATGTCATTCCATGCCAAGGCGTTGGAAGTGTACACCGCGGCTTTCCAGAACATCCAGGGCATAGATGAAGACGAGGATCTGGAG CAATCGAGGACACCAAGCAGACAAAGGAGACGAGAGGAAGAAGATGAAGATGacgaagaggaagaggaagatgatcTTGAAGATGTTACAGATGAGGAAGATGAATAG
- the cibar1 gene encoding protein FAM92A isoform X1 — MTTLYSAVMSRTPDARARDSQTKQIQQSITNVEKHFGEMCQLFAAYVRKTARLRDKADLLVKEIRIYAETETPHLQRGMKQFADNLAKVQDYRQAEVERLEAKVVEPLKSYGNVVKIKREDLKTTQSARNREYKQMQQLEKMRQRNPSDRQTISQVCAVRSLGLWYRMTMAESDLQRATMDAARTTRQLEENIDVFQKHKIQDIKKIFGEFLTVEMSFHAKALEVYTAAFQNIQGIDEDEDLEVFRSLLHPPEYQSRVEIVRANSKTSLDRTSSTLSRPGTLQQSRTPSRQRRREEEDEDDEEEEEDDLEDVTDEEDE; from the exons ATGACCACTCTTTATTCTGCCGTTATGAGCCGAACTCCAGATGCAAGGGCTAG AGACAGCCAGACCAAACAGATCCAACAAAGTATCACCAATGTGGAGAAGCACTTTGGAGAGATGTGCCAGCTGTTCGCAGCCTACGTGCGTAAAACGGCGAGGTTACGTGATAAAGCAGACCTACTAGTCAAAGAAATTCGCATCTATGCAGAAACAGAAACGCCACATCTGCAAAGAGGTATGAAACAGTTTGCAGACAACCTTGCCAAAGTTCAAGATTATCGTCAAGCAGAG GTGGAGAGACTTGAAGCCAAAGTTGTAGAGCCTTTGAAAAGCTATGGGAATGTTGTGAAGATTAAAAGG GAGGACTTGAAGACCACCCAGAGTGCCAGAAACCGGGAGTATAAACAGATGCAGCAGCTGGAGAAGATGAGACAGAGAAACccctctgacagacagaccatt TCCCAGGTGTGTGCTGTCAGGTCTCTGGGCCTCTGGTACCGTATGACAATG GCGGAAAGTGACCTGCAGAGGGCAACGATGGATGCCGCGCGGACGACACGACAGCTGGAGGAGAACATAGACGTGTTCCAAAAGCATAAAATACAAGATATCAag aaGATCTTCGGGGAGTTTCTGACGGTGGAGATGTCATTCCATGCCAAGGCGTTGGAAGTGTACACCGCGGCTTTCCAGAACATCCAGGGCATAGATGAAGACGAGGATCTGGAG GTTTTCAGGAGTTTGCTGCACCCTCCTGAGTACCAGTCTCGTGTTGAAATAGTGCGCGCTAATTCCAAAACATCCCTTGATCGGACTTCATCTACCCTGAGTAGACCTGGGACCTTACAG CAATCGAGGACACCAAGCAGACAAAGGAGACGAGAGGAAGAAGATGAAGATGacgaagaggaagaggaagatgatcTTGAAGATGTTACAGATGAGGAAGATGAATAG
- the cibar1 gene encoding protein FAM92A isoform X2, translating into MTTLYSAVMSRTPDARARDSQTKQIQQSITNVEKHFGEMCQLFAAYVRKTARLRDKADLLVKEIRIYAETETPHLQRGMKQFADNLAKVQDYRQAEVERLEAKVVEPLKSYGNVVKIKREDLKTTQSARNREYKQMQQLEKMRQRNPSDRQTISQAESDLQRATMDAARTTRQLEENIDVFQKHKIQDIKKIFGEFLTVEMSFHAKALEVYTAAFQNIQGIDEDEDLEVFRSLLHPPEYQSRVEIVRANSKTSLDRTSSTLSRPGTLQQSRTPSRQRRREEEDEDDEEEEEDDLEDVTDEEDE; encoded by the exons ATGACCACTCTTTATTCTGCCGTTATGAGCCGAACTCCAGATGCAAGGGCTAG AGACAGCCAGACCAAACAGATCCAACAAAGTATCACCAATGTGGAGAAGCACTTTGGAGAGATGTGCCAGCTGTTCGCAGCCTACGTGCGTAAAACGGCGAGGTTACGTGATAAAGCAGACCTACTAGTCAAAGAAATTCGCATCTATGCAGAAACAGAAACGCCACATCTGCAAAGAGGTATGAAACAGTTTGCAGACAACCTTGCCAAAGTTCAAGATTATCGTCAAGCAGAG GTGGAGAGACTTGAAGCCAAAGTTGTAGAGCCTTTGAAAAGCTATGGGAATGTTGTGAAGATTAAAAGG GAGGACTTGAAGACCACCCAGAGTGCCAGAAACCGGGAGTATAAACAGATGCAGCAGCTGGAGAAGATGAGACAGAGAAACccctctgacagacagaccatt TCCCAG GCGGAAAGTGACCTGCAGAGGGCAACGATGGATGCCGCGCGGACGACACGACAGCTGGAGGAGAACATAGACGTGTTCCAAAAGCATAAAATACAAGATATCAag aaGATCTTCGGGGAGTTTCTGACGGTGGAGATGTCATTCCATGCCAAGGCGTTGGAAGTGTACACCGCGGCTTTCCAGAACATCCAGGGCATAGATGAAGACGAGGATCTGGAG GTTTTCAGGAGTTTGCTGCACCCTCCTGAGTACCAGTCTCGTGTTGAAATAGTGCGCGCTAATTCCAAAACATCCCTTGATCGGACTTCATCTACCCTGAGTAGACCTGGGACCTTACAG CAATCGAGGACACCAAGCAGACAAAGGAGACGAGAGGAAGAAGATGAAGATGacgaagaggaagaggaagatgatcTTGAAGATGTTACAGATGAGGAAGATGAATAG